A region of Esox lucius isolate fEsoLuc1 chromosome 3, fEsoLuc1.pri, whole genome shotgun sequence DNA encodes the following proteins:
- the myl12.2 gene encoding myosin, light chain 12, genome duplicate 2: MSSKRAKGKTTKKRPQRATSNVFAMFDQSQIQEFKEAFNMIDQNRDGFIDKEDLHDMLASLGKNPSDEYLEAMMNEAPGPINFTMFLTMFGEKLNGTDPEDVIRNAFACFDEEGTGVIHEDYLRELLTTMGDRFTDEDVDELFREAPIDKTGNFSYVQFTRILKHGAKEKDD, encoded by the exons ATGTCCAGTAAGCGGGCCAAGGGCAAGACTACCAAGAAACGACCCCAGAGGGCAACGTCCAACGTGTTTGCCATGTTCGACCAATCCCAGATACAGGAGTTTAAAGAAGCCTTTAACATGATTGACCAGAACCGAGACGGTTTCATCGACAAAGAGGACCTCCACGACATGTTAGCGTCACTAg GAAAGAACCCAAGCGATGAGTACTTGGAGGCCATGATGAATGAGGCTCCTGGTCCCATCAACTTCACCATGTTcctcaccatgtttggagagAAGCTGAACGGTACCGACCCAGAAGATGTCATCCGCAATGCCTTCGCCTGCTTTGATGAGGAGGGTACTG GTGTGATTCACGAAGACTACTTGCGCGAGCTGCTTACTACCATGGGAGATCGCTTCACGGATGAGGACGTGGATGAGCTGTTCAGAGAGGCTCCCATCGATAAGACGGGAAACTTCAGCTACGTCCAGTTTACACGAATCCTAAAGCATGGGGCTAAAGAGAAGGATGATTAG
- the bag1 gene encoding BAG family molecular chaperone regulator 1, protein MAENSVTVTVAYGSTKHSITVTRQDGNEPALKDLSEALVQATGVPAPAQKLIFKGKSLKEMEESLSSFGIKQGCKLMMIGKRNSPEEESELKKLKDIEKSVEQTAKKLEKVDGELTGLKNGFLAKDLQAEALGKLDHRVKVASEQFMKILEQVDSMTLPENFSDCRMKKKGLVKTVQGFLAQCDKIEAGISDHLAKIQSKNMALADS, encoded by the exons ATGGCGGAGAATAGTGTAACGGTGACTGTTGCTTATG GTTCTACAAAACACAGCATCACGGTAACGCGGCAGGATGGAAATGAACCGGCGCTGAAAGACCTGTCAGAGGCTCTCGTTCAGGCCACCGGTGTCCCTGCACCCGCGCAGAAATTAATCTTTAAAG GGAAGTCTCTgaaggagatggaggaaagtctgtccagctttggGATCAAACAGGGATGTAAACTCATGATGATTGGAAAACGG AACAGTCCTGAGGAAGAGTCAGAGCTGAAAAAGTTAAAGGACATTGAGAAGTCAGTTGAACAGACGGCCAAAAAGCTGGAGAAGGTGGATGGAGAGCTGACTGGTCTGAAGAAC ggGTTCCTAGCTAAGGACCTACAGGCTGAGGCTCTGGGGaaactggaccacagagtgaaggTGGCATCAGAACAATTCATGAAGATTCTTGAGCAGGTGGACtctatg ACGTTACCAGAGAACTTTAGTGACTGTCGGATGAAGAAGAAGGGCCTAGTAAAAACAGTTCAG GGGTTCCTTGCTCAGTGTGACAAGATAGAAGCAGGGATATCAGACCACCTGGCTAAGATCCAGTCCAAGAACATGGCCCTGGCTGATTCTTAA